The Edaphobacter sp. 12200R-103 genome contains a region encoding:
- a CDS encoding cupin domain-containing protein, which translates to MPALKRRTFLQLLAAALPPSLFATTLQAAVPAAPDLSPIPAGEDRYGIKRPLPNGTTTFKVSSKDCRGDFFAMEHHHTKKGGPPLHLHTVEDEWFYVLEGEYIVKVGDQLHHLKAGDSVLGPRNVPHAFAFVGESSGRFLITYAPAGRMEEFFDSQDRAGGRTYDLKDRMAAYGMKYLGPPLSVS; encoded by the coding sequence ATGCCCGCACTCAAACGCCGCACGTTTCTCCAACTCCTCGCTGCCGCACTTCCCCCCAGCCTCTTCGCCACCACTCTACAGGCCGCAGTCCCTGCTGCCCCCGACCTCTCTCCCATCCCGGCCGGTGAGGATCGTTACGGCATAAAGAGGCCCCTGCCCAACGGAACCACCACCTTCAAAGTCTCGTCCAAAGACTGTCGCGGCGACTTCTTCGCCATGGAACATCACCACACAAAAAAAGGCGGTCCACCCCTCCACCTCCACACCGTCGAAGACGAGTGGTTCTACGTCCTCGAAGGCGAATACATCGTCAAGGTGGGCGACCAGCTTCATCACCTCAAGGCCGGCGACTCCGTCCTCGGTCCTCGCAACGTGCCCCACGCCTTCGCCTTCGTCGGGGAATCCTCCGGACGGTTCCTCATCACCTACGCTCCGGCAGGCCGCATGGAAGAGTTCTTCGACAGCCAGGACCGCGCCGGAGGACGAACCTACGATCTCAAGGACCGGATGGCCGCCTACGGCATGAAG